From Synoicihabitans lomoniglobus, the proteins below share one genomic window:
- a CDS encoding ABC transporter substrate-binding protein, which yields MPKLSQRLLGFLILWWIGTSAAWAAGPGLTAVTLQLKWKHQFQFAGYYAAIEQGFYEEEGLSVTLREPEVGEDTAAAVLEGKAQFGVAASDLVLMAGQGKPVIALAAILQHSPLVFVSRADAGVTSVHDLAGRKLMLEKHAEELVAYLWFEGIARDQLELVPHVFSPQPLIGGEVDAMSGYATDEVFLLEQAGFDYLTFTPRSGGIDFYGDVLFTTAAEIDAHPDRVARFRAASLRGWRYALDHVDEMVELIFTQYSQRHSREHLRFEAEAMRKLILPDVVELGYQNPGRWHHIAATYHRLGLVGENVPVEAMIYAPDASPDLTRLYGALAIAGLVIGLLVAVIWRFVQLNRRVNEQAASLRGALGEIKELRGIIPICAGCKKIRNDEGYWDQVEIYIEEHTRAEFTHGICEDCMKRLYPEVRADPKWDA from the coding sequence ATGCCGAAACTTTCGCAACGACTGCTCGGGTTTTTGATTTTGTGGTGGATCGGGACGTCGGCCGCGTGGGCGGCGGGGCCGGGACTGACCGCTGTGACGTTGCAGTTAAAATGGAAACACCAGTTTCAATTCGCGGGATACTATGCCGCGATTGAGCAAGGCTTCTACGAAGAGGAGGGGTTGTCGGTCACCTTGCGCGAGCCCGAAGTCGGAGAGGATACGGCGGCGGCGGTCTTGGAGGGCAAGGCTCAGTTCGGCGTGGCGGCGTCCGATCTCGTATTGATGGCAGGCCAGGGGAAGCCGGTGATCGCGCTCGCCGCCATTCTGCAACATTCGCCGCTGGTGTTCGTATCGCGGGCCGATGCCGGTGTGACCTCGGTGCATGATCTGGCGGGTCGGAAGCTCATGCTGGAGAAACACGCCGAGGAGTTGGTCGCTTACCTTTGGTTTGAAGGCATCGCGCGCGACCAACTGGAACTCGTGCCTCATGTCTTCAGTCCACAGCCCTTGATCGGTGGTGAGGTTGACGCGATGTCGGGCTATGCGACCGATGAAGTGTTTTTGTTGGAGCAGGCGGGATTCGATTACCTCACATTCACGCCGCGTTCCGGAGGCATCGATTTTTACGGTGACGTGTTGTTCACGACCGCGGCTGAGATCGACGCCCATCCCGATCGCGTCGCCAGATTTCGGGCGGCGTCGTTGCGGGGATGGCGTTACGCCCTCGACCACGTCGACGAGATGGTGGAGTTGATTTTCACCCAATACAGTCAGCGGCACAGTCGCGAGCACCTGCGTTTTGAAGCGGAAGCGATGCGTAAACTCATCCTGCCCGACGTCGTGGAGCTGGGTTACCAGAATCCCGGCCGGTGGCACCATATTGCCGCCACGTATCATCGCCTGGGGTTGGTTGGGGAGAACGTGCCGGTGGAGGCCATGATATACGCGCCGGATGCATCGCCGGATCTGACGCGGCTTTATGGCGCGCTCGCGATTGCTGGGTTGGTGATCGGCCTGTTGGTCGCAGTGATTTGGCGCTTCGTGCAACTCAACCGCAGAGTGAATGAACAGGCGGCCTCGTTGCGCGGGGCGCTCGGAGAAATCAAAGAGTTACGCGGGATCATCCCCATCTGTGCGGGATGCAAAAAAATCCGCAACGACGAGGGGTATTGGGATCAGGTGGAGATCTACATCGAGGAGCACACCCGGGCGGAGTTCACGCACGGTATCTGTGAAGACTGCATGAAACGGTTGTATCCGGAGGTCCGCGCAGATCCGAAGTGGGACGCATGA
- the ribB gene encoding 3,4-dihydroxy-2-butanone-4-phosphate synthase gives MSFDTVEEAIAAVAAGKLIIVTDDENRENEGDLIMAASKATPETVNMMIRYGSGIVCVPTTGARLDRLGLGPMTARNREVQRTDFAVSVDASNGISTGVSAYDRSIAIRLLAEPTSTAADLVQPGHVFPLRARPGGVLERAGHTEAAVDLATLAGLDPSGVLCELVNDDGTMQRLPQLIAFKEKFGLVMISVQQLIAYRLERDSLVEKLAESSIETPHGTFNAHVFRSRLDQRRHLALTLGSIRADEPNLVRVHSANPLTDVFKEQSDRAEFDLVQASLKQIAAAGSGAVLYMQPSQTWETLFPTPDTKPVSSMDFRDYGIGAQILRTLGLGKIRLLTNHPRKLVGLEGHGLECTEQVPIS, from the coding sequence ATGTCCTTTGATACTGTTGAAGAAGCCATCGCCGCTGTCGCCGCCGGCAAACTGATCATCGTCACCGACGACGAAAACCGCGAAAACGAGGGCGACCTGATTATGGCCGCCTCCAAGGCCACGCCGGAGACCGTCAACATGATGATCCGCTACGGCAGTGGCATCGTGTGCGTGCCCACCACGGGCGCCCGCCTCGACCGGCTCGGACTAGGCCCCATGACCGCACGCAATCGCGAGGTGCAGCGCACCGATTTCGCCGTGAGCGTCGATGCCAGCAACGGCATCAGCACCGGCGTGAGCGCCTACGACCGTTCCATCGCGATCCGCCTTTTGGCCGAGCCTACGTCGACCGCCGCCGACTTGGTCCAGCCCGGCCACGTGTTTCCCCTCCGCGCCCGCCCCGGCGGCGTGTTGGAACGCGCCGGTCACACCGAAGCGGCCGTCGACCTGGCCACGCTCGCCGGGCTCGATCCGAGCGGCGTGTTGTGCGAACTCGTCAATGACGACGGCACGATGCAACGCCTGCCCCAGCTGATCGCGTTCAAGGAGAAGTTCGGACTGGTCATGATCTCGGTCCAGCAACTGATTGCCTACCGCCTCGAACGAGACTCGCTGGTGGAAAAGCTCGCCGAATCATCCATCGAGACCCCGCACGGCACGTTTAACGCGCACGTGTTCCGCAGTCGTCTCGACCAACGCCGCCATCTGGCACTGACCCTCGGCTCCATCCGCGCCGACGAACCCAATCTCGTCCGCGTGCACAGCGCCAATCCGTTGACGGACGTATTCAAGGAACAAAGTGACCGCGCCGAGTTCGACCTCGTGCAGGCGAGCCTGAAACAGATCGCCGCCGCCGGATCGGGGGCCGTGCTCTACATGCAGCCTTCGCAAACGTGGGAAACGTTGTTCCCGACTCCCGATACCAAACCCGTCTCCTCGATGGATTTCCGGGACTACGGCATCGGCGCCCAAATCCTCCGCACGCTCGGCCTGGGCAAAATTCGTCTGCTCACCAACCACCCCCGCAAACTCGTCGGCCTGGAAGGTCACGGCCTCGAATGCACCGAACAGGTGCCCATCAGTTGA
- a CDS encoding helix-turn-helix domain-containing protein, which produces MRSTPPPRSFDPSRATFSPYGLTCVHWQPSPMRRPDQHNEIELNLMLSGSVVYLLGGSQIEITAGHLSAFWAAVPHQILSFSPDVAYYVVTVPLPWFLQWRMPETFAQALMQGRVVSEALGAKQETDRARFAQWESDLESNDPETEHVVLLEIQARLTRLAHRVQRTVPQRSLHMTGIRLNRVEQMAAFIAQKYPHEIGVQDIADHVKLHPNYAMNLFQRVFGTTLIKCLTQHRVSHAQRLLVTTDASIAEIALASGFNSISRFNQAFREGCHCTPRDFRRGHL; this is translated from the coding sequence ATGCGTTCGACTCCACCACCCCGTTCCTTCGATCCCTCGCGGGCCACGTTCTCGCCCTACGGCCTGACCTGCGTGCACTGGCAGCCGTCGCCCATGCGGCGCCCGGACCAGCACAACGAAATCGAACTGAACCTCATGCTGAGCGGATCCGTCGTTTACTTGCTCGGGGGCTCACAAATCGAAATCACCGCAGGACACCTGAGCGCCTTTTGGGCCGCCGTTCCGCATCAAATCCTGTCGTTCAGCCCCGACGTCGCCTACTACGTCGTCACCGTCCCCCTGCCGTGGTTCCTGCAATGGCGCATGCCCGAAACCTTCGCTCAAGCCTTGATGCAAGGTCGCGTGGTCAGCGAAGCATTGGGTGCAAAACAGGAAACCGACCGGGCACGTTTCGCGCAATGGGAGAGCGATCTGGAAAGCAATGATCCCGAGACCGAACACGTGGTCCTGCTCGAAATCCAAGCTCGCCTGACCCGCCTCGCCCACCGCGTGCAGCGCACCGTGCCCCAACGGTCTCTCCACATGACGGGCATTCGGCTCAACCGGGTTGAGCAGATGGCGGCATTCATCGCCCAAAAATACCCCCACGAAATCGGCGTTCAGGACATCGCTGATCACGTGAAACTGCACCCCAACTACGCGATGAATCTTTTTCAGCGCGTTTTCGGCACCACCTTGATCAAATGCCTGACCCAGCACCGCGTTTCGCACGCCCAGCGCCTGCTCGTCACCACCGACGCCTCCATCGCGGAAATCGCCCTGGCATCGGGCTTCAACTCGATAAGTCGCTTCAACCAGGCCTTTCGCGAAGGCTGCCACTGCACGCCCCGCGACTTCCGCCGGGGCCACCTTTGA